One segment of Methylotenera versatilis 79 DNA contains the following:
- a CDS encoding putative bifunctional diguanylate cyclase/phosphodiesterase produces MNKNISAIDKESIVQSKLTKQLFYAGRASLMASILLACVLAYVLREVISSTIIYPWLALVLFFSFARAVLIFAYARSDTNESTTNSGWLKKYRFLIFIVGAIWGSAGILLFPADYPQHQLFLIFMLAGLTAGGIIAFSADLVCAITFACLIIVPVMLRLFVIGDGILISMGVAILLYFGFMLASTWHINRNIRENITLHVEAAAREEAVRSSEERYRLLLNHSPVGIFHYDTQYIITFCNKRFADLLENSVENIAGVNLKSLKDQLAFPALERALLGEIGHYEGRYNATYSDANIWISLICAPSLDTFENVVGGIAIVQDISERKKAEYIIENLAFYDSLTQLPNRQLLLDRLKLALATSARSGKDGALLFLDLDNFKILNDSHGHDAGDSLLRQVAARLTTCLHGDDTVARLGGDEFVVLIEDLSNQDTTAATQAEIVGERILASLKQPYQLGEKEYQSTASIGVVIFKGHDQSLEELLKHADIAMYQAKKAGRNTLRFFDPQMQEAVNSRVDIEHELRKALENQQFQLFYQIQVDRHNRILGAETLIRWLHPERGFMSPAEFIPLAEETGLILPIGQWVIETACEQLKTWQKNAKTRDLTLSVNVSAKQFHQAAFVTQLTETIKRHAINPLQLKLELTESFLLENIEETIATMSALNDVGIQFSLDDFGTGYSCLQYLKRLPLVQLKIDQSFVRDLVVDSSDRAIVRTIIAMAKSLELNVIAEGVETKEQLELLLNKGCEHFQGYLFSPPISISELNELLEVD; encoded by the coding sequence ATGAATAAGAATATCAGCGCCATTGATAAAGAATCCATAGTTCAATCAAAACTCACAAAACAGCTCTTTTATGCAGGCAGAGCTTCTTTGATGGCGAGTATATTATTGGCTTGTGTGCTTGCCTATGTGCTGCGCGAAGTCATTAGCTCTACCATTATTTACCCATGGCTTGCGCTGGTTCTTTTTTTCTCATTTGCCAGAGCGGTGCTTATTTTTGCTTATGCTCGTTCTGATACAAACGAATCTACTACAAATAGCGGCTGGCTAAAAAAATATCGTTTTTTGATTTTTATTGTTGGTGCTATCTGGGGCTCGGCTGGCATCTTACTTTTCCCCGCTGATTATCCACAACATCAATTATTTTTAATCTTTATGCTGGCAGGCTTAACTGCGGGCGGTATTATCGCGTTTTCTGCAGATTTGGTTTGCGCAATTACCTTTGCATGTTTAATTATTGTGCCAGTTATGCTTCGATTATTTGTTATCGGAGACGGCATATTGATTTCAATGGGTGTGGCAATCTTATTGTATTTTGGCTTTATGCTTGCAAGCACGTGGCATATTAACCGTAACATACGCGAAAATATCACGTTACATGTTGAAGCGGCCGCGCGTGAAGAGGCAGTAAGGTCTAGTGAAGAACGATATAGATTGCTACTTAACCATTCGCCAGTGGGTATTTTTCATTACGATACGCAATATATCATCACATTTTGTAATAAGCGCTTCGCTGACCTTCTGGAAAACTCAGTAGAAAATATTGCAGGCGTGAATTTAAAATCACTTAAGGATCAACTCGCTTTTCCCGCATTAGAAAGAGCATTGTTAGGCGAAATTGGACATTACGAGGGTCGTTATAATGCAACTTACAGCGATGCGAACATTTGGATATCGTTGATTTGCGCACCTTCTCTAGACACGTTTGAAAATGTGGTGGGCGGTATTGCTATCGTTCAAGATATTAGCGAACGCAAAAAAGCAGAATATATCATTGAGAATTTAGCTTTCTACGACTCTCTCACGCAGTTACCCAATAGACAGCTTTTACTGGATCGACTCAAGCTGGCACTAGCAACCAGCGCCCGTAGTGGCAAAGATGGCGCACTGTTATTTCTCGATTTAGACAACTTTAAGATACTAAATGATTCACATGGACATGATGCTGGCGACTCGCTATTACGCCAAGTTGCAGCACGCCTAACCACTTGCCTACATGGAGATGACACTGTTGCACGTTTGGGTGGTGATGAATTCGTGGTATTAATCGAGGATTTAAGCAACCAAGACACCACTGCGGCGACCCAAGCAGAGATTGTTGGTGAAAGGATTTTAGCATCACTCAAACAACCTTACCAACTTGGTGAAAAAGAATACCAAAGCACCGCAAGTATTGGCGTAGTGATTTTTAAAGGCCATGATCAATCTTTGGAAGAGTTATTGAAACATGCGGACATTGCCATGTATCAAGCCAAAAAAGCAGGACGCAACACACTACGCTTTTTTGATCCGCAGATGCAAGAGGCTGTAAACAGCCGTGTTGACATAGAGCACGAATTGAGAAAAGCGCTTGAAAATCAGCAATTTCAGCTGTTCTATCAAATTCAAGTGGATCGTCACAATCGCATATTAGGTGCTGAAACGCTTATTCGCTGGTTACATCCTGAGCGTGGATTTATGTCGCCAGCGGAGTTTATTCCGCTTGCTGAAGAAACGGGCTTAATTTTACCTATCGGACAATGGGTCATAGAAACGGCTTGTGAACAGCTAAAAACTTGGCAAAAAAATGCAAAAACGCGTGATTTAACACTTTCTGTCAATGTCAGTGCTAAGCAATTTCATCAAGCGGCTTTTGTAACCCAGCTGACCGAAACAATTAAACGTCATGCTATTAATCCACTACAGCTCAAACTGGAACTCACGGAAAGTTTTTTGCTTGAAAACATTGAAGAAACGATTGCCACCATGAGTGCATTAAATGACGTTGGTATTCAGTTTTCTTTGGATGATTTTGGCACGGGTTATTCGTGCTTACAGTATCTTAAAAGACTACCTTTGGTACAGTTGAAAATCGACCAATCGTTTGTGCGCGACCTAGTTGTCGATAGCAGTGATAGAGCGATTGTACGGACCATTATTGCGATGGCAAAAAGCTTAGAATTAAATGTGATTGCTGAAGGTGTTGAAACAAAAGAGCAGCTAGAGTTATTGTTAAATAAAGGCTGCGAGCACTTTCAGGGTTACTTATTTAGTCCACCAATATCCATTTCAGAACTGAATGAATTGTTAGAAGTGGATTAA
- a CDS encoding LLM class flavin-dependent oxidoreductase — MIHNKDNPMPRFSVLDLSPITEGSDATQSFKNTLNLAQHVERLGYKRYWLAEHHGMPGIASAATSVLVGHVAAGTSTIRVGAGGIMLPNHSPLVIAEQFGTLESLFPGRIDLGLGRAPGSDQITAHALRRNLASDSDAFPQDVMELIDYFSAEPQGHVQAVPGTGLNVPIWILGSSLFGAQLAAALGLPYAFASHFAPAQMLQAIEIYRNTFRPSQQLAKPHVMLGFNVFAADTDEEAHLIASSMQQAFINLRSGRPTKLPPPIAGFLNHIGGAERAMLNQVLSCSAIGSEQKILDEIKAFIAKTEADELMITSQIFDHAARLKSYEITAGVYDRL; from the coding sequence ATGATTCACAATAAAGACAATCCAATGCCACGCTTCTCTGTTCTTGATCTTTCTCCTATTACAGAAGGTAGTGATGCAACACAATCTTTTAAGAACACTTTAAATCTGGCTCAACACGTTGAGCGCTTGGGCTACAAGCGATATTGGCTGGCAGAACATCATGGCATGCCAGGTATTGCCAGCGCTGCCACATCCGTTCTTGTTGGGCATGTTGCAGCAGGCACATCAACTATCCGCGTTGGTGCAGGTGGCATCATGTTGCCCAATCATTCACCCCTAGTTATTGCTGAACAGTTTGGCACTTTGGAGTCCTTGTTTCCAGGGCGTATTGATCTTGGGCTAGGACGTGCGCCAGGCTCAGATCAGATTACGGCGCATGCTTTGCGTCGAAACCTGGCATCCGATTCAGATGCTTTTCCGCAAGATGTGATGGAATTAATCGATTACTTTTCTGCCGAACCGCAAGGTCATGTTCAAGCAGTGCCTGGAACTGGCCTTAACGTGCCAATCTGGATTCTAGGTTCCAGCCTTTTTGGCGCGCAATTGGCTGCTGCGCTGGGATTGCCCTATGCATTTGCATCGCACTTTGCGCCAGCACAAATGCTGCAAGCGATTGAAATTTATCGCAATACCTTCCGTCCATCACAACAACTTGCTAAACCGCATGTGATGCTTGGTTTCAATGTTTTTGCCGCAGATACAGATGAAGAAGCGCACTTAATTGCTTCTTCCATGCAACAGGCATTTATCAACTTGCGTAGCGGACGACCCACAAAACTGCCGCCGCCAATAGCTGGGTTTTTGAACCACATTGGTGGAGCTGAGCGTGCAATGCTTAACCAAGTATTATCATGCTCAGCAATAGGTTCTGAACAGAAAATATTAGATGAAATAAAGGCTTTTATTGCTAAGACTGAAGCAGATGAGTTAATGATTACCTCGCAGATTTTCGATCATGCTGCACGTCTTAAATCGTATGAAATTACCGCGGGTGTTTACGATAGATTATAG
- the chrA gene encoding chromate efflux transporter, with protein MHAKHKENSASISDLTPQPISLAQAFLYWLKLGFISFGGPAGQISIMHHDLVEKKRWISEKRFLHALNYCMILPGPEAQQLATYIGWLMHRTWGGIIAGVLFVLPSFFILTGLAWVYMAYGSVPAVAGTLYGIKPAVVAIVLFAAYRIGSRALNNYVLWSIATLAFIAIFALKLPFPMIVLAAGLIGHLGGRITPQYFKVGGGHGGGNKNFGRALIDDDTPTPVHAYFSWKKMAVIALIGLVIWSIAMLFLIFTYGWNAAFTQMGWFFTKAALMTFGGAYAVLPYVYQGAVEHYHWLNPAQMMDCLALGETTPGPLIMVVTFVGFVGGWINQIFGPNAVFASAFVAASIVTFFTFLPSFVFIFIGAPFIESTHGNLKFTAPLSAITAAVVGVIFNLALFFAYHVFWPLGLTGQVDLFSIALTAVATIALLRFKVNVIPVIVVSGILGMLFKLLT; from the coding sequence ATGCACGCAAAACATAAAGAAAATTCAGCTTCAATTTCTGACTTAACTCCTCAACCTATTTCTTTGGCACAAGCTTTTTTATATTGGCTCAAACTAGGCTTCATCAGTTTTGGTGGCCCAGCAGGTCAAATTTCTATCATGCATCATGATTTGGTAGAGAAAAAACGTTGGATCTCAGAGAAACGTTTTTTACATGCACTGAATTACTGCATGATCTTACCAGGTCCAGAGGCACAACAATTAGCTACCTACATTGGCTGGCTCATGCATCGTACTTGGGGCGGTATTATTGCAGGTGTGCTATTCGTGCTGCCTTCGTTCTTCATTTTAACTGGACTAGCATGGGTATATATGGCTTACGGATCTGTTCCAGCCGTAGCTGGTACTTTATATGGCATTAAACCTGCTGTTGTGGCAATCGTATTATTTGCTGCTTATCGTATTGGCTCTAGAGCATTAAACAATTATGTACTTTGGTCAATTGCTACCTTAGCTTTTATTGCCATATTCGCCCTCAAACTACCATTTCCTATGATTGTATTAGCAGCAGGCTTAATTGGACATTTAGGCGGGCGAATTACACCGCAATATTTCAAGGTCGGCGGTGGTCATGGCGGCGGCAATAAAAACTTCGGGCGCGCATTGATTGATGATGATACGCCAACGCCTGTACATGCTTATTTTAGCTGGAAGAAAATGGCAGTGATTGCCCTCATCGGATTGGTCATCTGGTCGATAGCCATGCTTTTCCTGATATTCACTTATGGATGGAATGCTGCCTTTACGCAAATGGGTTGGTTTTTTACCAAAGCTGCCTTAATGACTTTTGGCGGCGCTTATGCGGTTTTACCTTATGTCTATCAAGGTGCAGTTGAGCATTATCACTGGTTAAATCCCGCTCAAATGATGGATTGTTTAGCACTTGGCGAAACGACACCTGGCCCGTTAATCATGGTGGTGACTTTTGTCGGTTTTGTGGGTGGCTGGATTAATCAAATATTTGGCCCAAATGCCGTATTCGCTTCAGCTTTCGTAGCAGCATCAATTGTGACGTTTTTTACTTTCTTACCCAGTTTTGTATTCATTTTTATTGGCGCACCTTTCATTGAGTCCACACATGGCAATCTTAAATTTACCGCACCATTGAGTGCTATTACCGCCGCCGTGGTGGGCGTGATCTTCAATCTCGCCTTGTTCTTTGCCTATCATGTGTTTTGGCCGTTAGGTTTAACAGGCCAAGTAGACTTGTTCTCCATCGCACTGACTGCTGTCGCAACAATAGCGTTACTTCGCTTTAAAGTGAATGTCATCCCAGTCATCGTTGTGAGTGGGATTCTTGGTATGTTGTTTAAACTGCTCACCTAA